In Paenibacillus sp. G2S3, a single window of DNA contains:
- a CDS encoding GGDEF domain-containing protein — MCEFKVEEVQIYLQTLLSLLIAAAAGYAVLRIYRDISSKTPQKRAIHTGLSAIIIVASLWIMHLLGVKTLLGNEVADDGIIIPLLVYGLSIALIMFLLTRMNLVLAEREQLKELAYKDALTGLLNKNGMDHFWDRCKVNEQLAVLFLDLNRFKSINDSLGHHVGDLLLQEVGKNLIQFSSKRKRHIFRVGGDEFVIVAKGSTQKEAEQLAVRILEKTTKSYQLGEHNLFVSMSIGISISHGKVDHFRLLNEADTAMYAAKQLGTGRYSVYKN, encoded by the coding sequence ATGTGCGAATTTAAGGTGGAAGAGGTCCAGATCTACTTACAAACGTTATTATCCCTTCTCATCGCAGCAGCGGCCGGTTATGCAGTACTAAGGATTTACCGGGATATTTCATCTAAAACGCCTCAAAAAAGAGCGATTCATACTGGTCTTTCCGCGATCATTATCGTCGCCTCCCTATGGATCATGCACCTGCTAGGTGTAAAAACCTTACTGGGAAATGAAGTAGCCGATGATGGGATTATCATACCGCTGTTGGTCTATGGTCTTTCGATAGCGCTAATCATGTTTTTACTTACACGAATGAACCTGGTACTGGCTGAACGAGAGCAATTGAAAGAACTGGCGTATAAGGATGCTTTAACCGGGCTATTGAATAAGAATGGAATGGATCATTTTTGGGATCGATGCAAAGTAAATGAGCAGCTTGCCGTTTTGTTTCTGGATCTGAATCGTTTCAAATCGATCAATGACAGCTTGGGGCATCATGTGGGGGACTTACTGCTGCAAGAAGTGGGTAAGAATTTAATTCAATTTTCCAGCAAAAGAAAACGTCATATTTTCCGCGTGGGCGGGGATGAATTTGTGATTGTCGCGAAAGGTAGCACCCAGAAGGAAGCGGAGCAGCTTGCTGTGCGGATTCTGGAGAAGACGACTAAGAGTTACCAGCTTGGCGAGCATAACTTGTTCGTATCCATGAGTATAGGGATCAGCATTAGTCATGGTAAGGTGGATCATTTTAGGCTGCTAAATGAAGCTGATACAGCGATGTACGCTGCCAAACAGCTTGGTACGGGGCGTTACTCCGTCTATAAGAATTAG
- a CDS encoding SLC45 family MFS transporter, whose protein sequence is MKKVWLLGFGFFSISITWSLYNAFVPFFLEKYVHSVALISFLMTIDNYFALFLQPWIGNRSDRTTSRFGRRMPYLMIGMPFAAVLTMLIPFHTGLFTLLLFMMLMNLAMSLYRSPTVALMPDITPEEQRTKANGLINFMGGFGSILAFGVGSILYKSNPALPFIVAGLITLLCLFIVSRFIKENRDGVNVQMKLPTEADAATKPSRISFRSQLDRTTVFLLAAIFFWFVAYQGVETLFTLYGKHHLGLSEQAASFSLTFFSLAFVLFAIPSGWLGGRFGKKKMIIIGVCGLMTIFALVGFAKDLLLLRGLLLLGGVFWACININSYPYVVATGTEESIGTRTGMYYLVSSLAAISSPPLLGLMIDIFDYSILFYVAAISMGVALVCLFLMKGRKDVTNSIHSPGA, encoded by the coding sequence GTGAAAAAAGTCTGGTTGCTCGGATTCGGCTTTTTCAGCATAAGCATTACGTGGAGTCTGTATAACGCATTCGTACCCTTTTTTCTAGAAAAATACGTACATAGTGTGGCGCTTATCAGCTTCTTGATGACGATTGATAATTACTTTGCCTTATTCCTGCAGCCTTGGATCGGCAACCGTAGTGACCGCACGACCTCGCGTTTTGGACGCAGAATGCCTTATCTTATGATCGGTATGCCTTTCGCTGCCGTGCTAACCATGCTGATTCCGTTTCATACCGGACTATTTACACTTCTGTTATTTATGATGCTGATGAATCTGGCCATGAGCTTATACCGTTCACCAACCGTCGCCCTTATGCCGGATATTACGCCTGAAGAGCAGCGTACAAAGGCAAACGGGCTGATTAATTTCATGGGTGGGTTCGGTTCTATTCTCGCTTTCGGTGTAGGTTCTATCCTGTATAAATCAAACCCAGCGCTACCGTTTATCGTTGCTGGACTAATTACCTTGTTATGTCTGTTTATCGTATCTCGCTTCATTAAAGAAAATCGGGACGGCGTAAACGTGCAAATGAAGCTTCCTACAGAAGCAGATGCTGCCACCAAGCCCTCTCGTATTTCCTTTCGAAGTCAGCTTGACCGCACGACAGTCTTTCTGCTCGCAGCTATTTTCTTCTGGTTCGTAGCGTATCAAGGCGTTGAGACCCTGTTTACCTTATATGGCAAACATCATCTCGGCCTAAGCGAACAGGCGGCCTCTTTCTCGCTCACCTTCTTCTCTTTGGCTTTTGTGCTGTTCGCCATACCTAGCGGCTGGCTAGGCGGAAGATTCGGGAAGAAAAAAATGATCATCATCGGCGTATGCGGACTAATGACCATTTTTGCTCTCGTCGGTTTTGCAAAGGACTTGTTGCTCCTTCGAGGGTTACTGTTGCTAGGTGGAGTCTTCTGGGCTTGTATTAATATCAATTCCTATCCTTATGTTGTGGCAACAGGGACGGAAGAAAGTATTGGTACACGAACAGGGATGTATTATCTCGTCTCTTCCCTTGCCGCCATCAGTTCGCCTCCACTACTGGGACTCATGATTGATATCTTTGACTACTCGATTCTGTTCTACGTAGCGGCGATTAGTATGGGCGTTGCTCTTGTCTGCTTGTTCCTCATGAAAGGCCGCAAGGATGTGACTAACAGCATTCATTCGCCTGGCGCATAA
- a CDS encoding glycerophosphodiester phosphodiesterase, with translation MKNIINFAHRGASAVCPENTMAAFRKGLALGATGIETDVQMTKDGGLVLIHDETLNRTTSGSGYVKDKTLAEILEVDAGSWFSPEFKGEKLPLLEDLLDLLRGRDTVLNIEFKNGTFFYPGMEEKVIAAVREFKMSDRVIFSSFNHYSLAHSKTIAPEIKTGILYGEGLYRPWDYAATLGANALHAYHQAVLPEFVEEATKHGIAYNPWTVNDPERMKALIEAGVSGIITDHPDVLAGLLANKGV, from the coding sequence ATGAAAAACATTATTAATTTTGCGCATCGCGGCGCATCGGCAGTGTGTCCGGAAAATACTATGGCAGCGTTCCGCAAAGGTCTTGCGTTAGGTGCAACCGGGATTGAAACCGATGTACAAATGACCAAGGATGGCGGACTTGTTCTTATTCATGATGAAACCCTAAACCGTACGACAAGCGGAAGTGGCTATGTGAAGGATAAAACCCTTGCAGAAATTCTGGAAGTGGACGCGGGCTCTTGGTTCAGTCCTGAGTTCAAAGGCGAGAAACTCCCCTTGCTAGAAGATTTGTTAGATCTGCTGCGAGGTCGAGATACAGTACTGAACATCGAGTTTAAAAATGGTACTTTCTTTTACCCGGGTATGGAGGAAAAGGTTATCGCGGCTGTACGGGAGTTCAAGATGAGCGATCGCGTGATTTTTTCAAGCTTTAACCATTATTCATTAGCTCACAGTAAAACGATCGCACCTGAGATCAAGACAGGAATTCTATACGGGGAAGGTCTGTATCGTCCTTGGGATTATGCAGCTACACTTGGCGCAAACGCACTACATGCTTATCATCAAGCGGTACTGCCTGAATTCGTTGAAGAAGCAACTAAGCATGGCATCGCCTACAATCCTTGGACGGTTAATGACCCAGAGCGGATGAAGGCTTTAATCGAAGCTGGAGTGTCGGGTATAATTACCGATCATCCGGATGTCCTAGCTGGACTTCTAGCTAATAAGGGAGTGTGA
- a CDS encoding STM4011 family radical SAM protein, translating to MKAVLYYRGSLTSCNYDCPYCPFGKTRDSAATLAKDRQGLETFVEWASLQGAGGHRLSIFFNPYGEGLIHRWYKEAMISLSNMEHVEKVAIQTNLSANLDFIHKLNRNKAAFWATYHPGQVSEDKFLTQCMTLYENDVPFSVGSVGIRSAFPAIASLRAALPESVYLWVNAYKDKPDYYTAEDLSILSKIDPHFAVNAMDYESLGQTCNAGNEVFYVQGAGLVKRCYKDRGVIGNLYRDGLEGLSAIRSCRMKVCDCYIGYIHMPELKLQDIYGSGLLERIPYGAMDY from the coding sequence ATGAAAGCGGTCCTCTACTACCGTGGGTCTCTCACCTCCTGCAACTATGACTGCCCCTACTGTCCTTTCGGCAAAACAAGAGACAGCGCAGCCACTCTCGCGAAGGATCGGCAAGGACTGGAGACCTTTGTCGAGTGGGCCTCTCTGCAAGGAGCAGGGGGCCATCGGCTATCTATCTTTTTCAATCCTTATGGCGAAGGGCTGATTCATCGCTGGTACAAAGAAGCGATGATCTCGCTCTCCAATATGGAGCATGTGGAGAAGGTAGCGATTCAGACGAACCTTTCAGCAAATCTTGACTTCATTCATAAGCTGAATCGAAACAAGGCTGCCTTTTGGGCTACTTACCACCCCGGACAGGTGAGCGAGGATAAGTTTCTAACGCAATGCATGACCTTGTACGAGAATGATGTGCCTTTCAGTGTAGGGAGCGTTGGGATCCGCAGCGCCTTTCCTGCTATAGCCTCGCTTCGTGCAGCATTACCAGAGAGTGTATATCTATGGGTCAATGCTTATAAAGATAAACCGGATTACTATACTGCCGAGGATCTTTCCATTCTTAGCAAGATTGATCCGCATTTTGCTGTGAATGCTATGGATTACGAAAGCCTGGGTCAAACCTGCAATGCTGGAAATGAAGTCTTTTATGTACAAGGCGCTGGACTGGTGAAACGCTGCTATAAGGACAGAGGTGTTATTGGCAATCTATACCGTGATGGTTTGGAGGGTCTATCCGCTATAAGAAGCTGCCGAATGAAGGTGTGCGACTGTTATATCGGCTATATTCATATGCCAGAGCTGAAGCTGCAAGACATCTATGGATCAGGTCTGCTGGAACGAATCCCTTATGGAGCTATGGACTATTGA
- a CDS encoding STM4012 family radical SAM protein has protein sequence MTLSSFSLEELHQWKDNITAYPYRSYLYSYPHKTAYRDLQPPIPLESLWRDEPAESFFLYMHIPFCGARCGFCNLFTLPDKRANVHATYVDALERQAKQWAEFTRHKPYARFAIGGGTPTLLAADQLRRLFHIAVDTMGLETSSASISAETSPETLTAEKLNILKEYTVDRVSMGIQSFVAAESAAIYRPQNPDEVYRALELLGKYDFPILNLDLIYGLPGQTVDSWLYSLNQTLSYDPEEIFIYPLYTREHTIVKPGDIQRQEDIRLDCYKAAGQLLKARGYRQYSMRRFAKETAGTDKRILDYSCQEEGMVGLGCGARSYTRNVHYASRYGVSRKATESIIADYVSTDRYDTADYGMVLNLEEQKRRFILKAILHSEGLKLEDYSLRFGNSLWSDYPELSNLLHTGLGKEADGVLRLTTEGLGYSDSIGDWFISGEIREQMERFVLP, from the coding sequence ATGACGTTATCGTCCTTCTCTTTAGAAGAGCTTCATCAATGGAAAGACAATATTACTGCTTACCCTTACCGATCTTATCTGTATTCCTATCCACACAAAACGGCTTACAGGGATCTACAGCCTCCGATTCCACTAGAATCCTTATGGCGAGATGAGCCTGCTGAATCCTTTTTTCTATATATGCATATTCCGTTTTGCGGTGCTCGCTGTGGATTCTGCAACCTGTTCACCTTGCCTGATAAACGCGCGAATGTTCACGCTACATACGTAGACGCGCTAGAACGTCAAGCCAAGCAGTGGGCCGAGTTCACTAGACATAAACCGTATGCTCGTTTCGCGATTGGCGGGGGTACGCCTACATTACTGGCGGCAGATCAACTGCGCCGTTTGTTCCACATTGCCGTTGATACAATGGGACTGGAGACGAGTTCAGCCTCCATCTCGGCGGAAACCTCCCCAGAGACCCTTACCGCAGAAAAGCTGAATATTCTAAAAGAATATACAGTAGATCGGGTCAGCATGGGCATCCAAAGCTTTGTCGCGGCTGAATCAGCGGCCATCTATCGCCCGCAGAATCCGGATGAGGTGTATCGCGCACTGGAGCTGCTGGGAAAATATGATTTTCCAATTCTAAATTTGGATTTGATCTATGGTCTTCCGGGGCAAACTGTCGACTCTTGGCTGTATTCTCTAAATCAAACGCTTAGCTATGATCCTGAAGAAATCTTTATTTATCCGCTCTACACCCGTGAGCATACCATCGTAAAGCCAGGGGATATCCAGCGTCAGGAGGATATTCGCCTAGACTGCTACAAGGCCGCTGGTCAACTGCTTAAAGCCAGAGGTTATCGCCAATATTCCATGCGTCGTTTCGCCAAAGAAACCGCAGGAACAGATAAACGCATTCTTGACTATAGCTGTCAGGAAGAAGGAATGGTCGGGCTAGGCTGCGGGGCTAGATCCTATACTCGCAACGTGCATTACGCTTCCCGTTATGGGGTTAGCCGTAAAGCAACCGAGAGCATTATTGCCGATTACGTCAGTACGGATCGTTACGATACGGCAGATTACGGAATGGTGCTAAATCTGGAAGAACAGAAACGCCGCTTTATTCTAAAGGCGATTTTACATAGTGAGGGTCTGAAGCTTGAAGATTATAGTCTACGCTTCGGCAACTCACTCTGGAGTGATTATCCTGAACTGTCTAACCTGCTTCATACCGGCTTAGGGAAAGAAGCAGATGGCGTATTACGCCTCACTACCGAAGGTTTAGGTTACTCCGATTCCATCGGTGATTGGTTTATTTCAGGGGAGATCCGAGAGCAGATGGAAAGGTTCGTATTGCCATGA
- a CDS encoding STM4013/SEN3800 family hydrolase has product MDMNTIVGTHDILMITLDTLRYDAAVMEEANCPNLCGTGSWEKRHTPGSFTYAAHHAFFGGFLPTPATTDKTEHIRMFHSRNTGMKTHPHTWLFDTPDIVSGLAAEGYRTICIGGVIFFTKKNPLARVLPSYFQHSYWRMTFGVTNPRSTEHQVNHALKLLKDTPREQRLFMFLNVSAIHGPNHYFIPGAKKDSVDSQRAALRYVDGELGRLFDTFRERGNPTFCLAFSDHGTAFGEDGYQGHRLAHNTVWNVPYREFIL; this is encoded by the coding sequence ATGGATATGAACACCATCGTCGGCACGCATGACATTCTTATGATCACACTCGATACGCTACGTTATGATGCTGCTGTTATGGAAGAAGCAAACTGTCCGAACTTATGCGGAACAGGATCATGGGAGAAAAGACATACCCCTGGCAGCTTCACCTATGCGGCCCATCACGCCTTCTTCGGCGGTTTCTTGCCTACTCCAGCCACAACGGATAAGACAGAGCATATCCGCATGTTCCATTCCCGAAACACCGGAATGAAGACGCATCCGCATACCTGGCTGTTCGATACACCCGATATCGTATCCGGACTTGCTGCCGAGGGCTACCGGACGATTTGTATTGGGGGCGTTATTTTTTTCACCAAAAAAAATCCACTCGCTCGTGTGTTACCAAGCTATTTCCAGCACAGCTACTGGCGGATGACGTTTGGGGTCACCAACCCGCGTTCCACAGAGCATCAGGTAAATCATGCCTTGAAGCTGCTGAAGGATACTCCGCGCGAGCAAAGATTGTTCATGTTCCTCAATGTCTCTGCCATCCACGGGCCGAACCATTATTTTATACCCGGCGCTAAAAAAGACTCCGTAGACAGCCAGCGCGCCGCACTCCGATATGTGGATGGTGAACTGGGCCGATTATTCGATACCTTCCGGGAACGCGGTAATCCTACCTTCTGTCTAGCGTTTTCTGATCATGGAACCGCTTTTGGCGAAGATGGCTATCAGGGGCATCGCCTGGCTCACAATACCGTATGGAACGTCCCTTATCGGGAATTTATTTTATAA